In one Sphingobacterium daejeonense genomic region, the following are encoded:
- the traK gene encoding conjugative transposon protein TraK: MIIKNIESKIRLATFLSAGCLIAAVIMVLGVSFFAYRQVADARRSIYVMDAANVPIPAKQTDIQMNREAEYRSHVGRFHTLFFSLTPDDRFMEYQMKQAMYLIDESGALQYNNLKEKGFFNSILSSSAVLTIRTDSIHIDMQRKYFRYHGTQKIDRRSSAIVRSLVTEGYLSDLEMRSDNNPHAILITRWKTLENKDLQNVQKNSF; the protein is encoded by the coding sequence ATGATCATTAAAAATATAGAATCCAAGATACGCCTTGCAACGTTCCTCTCGGCAGGCTGCCTCATTGCGGCGGTCATTATGGTGCTCGGCGTTTCGTTCTTTGCCTACCGGCAGGTAGCCGATGCCCGAAGGAGCATCTACGTCATGGATGCGGCAAATGTACCGATCCCTGCAAAACAGACCGACATACAGATGAACCGGGAAGCGGAATACCGATCCCATGTCGGGCGCTTCCACACCCTATTTTTCTCACTCACTCCTGACGACCGTTTCATGGAATACCAGATGAAGCAGGCCATGTACCTGATCGACGAGAGCGGGGCATTACAGTATAACAATCTAAAGGAAAAAGGATTTTTTAATTCCATCCTCTCCTCCAGTGCCGTACTGACCATCCGCACCGACAGCATCCACATCGACATGCAGCGAAAATACTTCCGCTATCATGGAACGCAGAAGATCGACCGCCGCAGTTCGGCTATCGTCCGCTCGCTGGTGACCGAAGGTTATCTCAGCGACTTGGAGATGCGCTCGGACAACAACCCCCATGCGATACTGATTACCCGTTGGAAGACACTTGAAAACAAAGACCTACAAAATGTCCAGAAAAATTCATTCTAA
- a CDS encoding ADP-ribosyltransferase-containing protein, producing the protein MNKHLAIDPDAVFYHGTEAYFDRFEDSYRGSNTAWDNTVHGFFFADKKENALLFGDTIFTVNLSVHNPIDLRLHSIFDEKDQASIIWEILTGEKLDSAIALQNIYDEISLGEIGEMYDCLHSEDAHELMIEAGYDGIISSLGDDEVEYVVFSASQINILSIERPMSIGRSGR; encoded by the coding sequence ATGAATAAGCACTTAGCAATTGACCCAGATGCTGTATTCTATCATGGAACGGAAGCATACTTCGACAGGTTCGAGGATTCCTACAGAGGCAGTAATACTGCGTGGGATAATACTGTTCACGGCTTTTTCTTTGCCGACAAAAAAGAAAATGCACTCCTGTTCGGCGACACTATCTTCACCGTAAACCTTTCCGTACACAACCCCATAGATCTTAGGTTACATTCGATTTTTGATGAGAAAGACCAGGCATCTATCATTTGGGAAATCCTGACCGGAGAAAAGCTTGACAGCGCTATAGCACTACAGAACATCTACGATGAGATCAGCCTCGGGGAGATTGGCGAGATGTACGACTGCCTTCACAGTGAGGATGCGCATGAACTTATGATCGAGGCTGGTTACGATGGTATTATTTCAAGTTTAGGCGATGATGAAGTGGAATATGTCGTTTTCAGCGCTTCCCAAATCAACATATTGTCTATCGAAAGACCGATGTCCATCGGACGGTCAGGTCGCTAA
- a CDS encoding DNA adenine methylase: protein MQRCQLECADALYVIESRDTPESFFYCDPPYFNSDCGHYDGYSEEDYEKLLDLLSRIQGKFLLSSYPSPLLERYTNKHGWQKWSGNSKVSVNAKGGDQKTKTEVLVANYPIGEQLKIIEDNFWG from the coding sequence TTGCAGCGATGCCAGCTGGAATGTGCCGATGCCCTCTATGTAATAGAAAGTAGGGATACTCCGGAAAGCTTTTTCTATTGTGACCCTCCATATTTTAACAGCGACTGCGGACATTACGATGGCTATAGTGAGGAAGACTACGAAAAACTGCTCGATCTTCTTAGCAGGATACAGGGCAAATTTCTGCTTTCTTCCTATCCCTCTCCGTTGCTCGAAAGATACACCAATAAACATGGCTGGCAGAAATGGTCTGGCAATAGCAAGGTTTCTGTCAATGCAAAGGGAGGTGACCAAAAGACCAAGACTGAAGTGCTGGTTGCCAATTATCCTATAGGCGAACAATTGAAAATAATTGAAGATAACTTTTGGGGGTAA
- a CDS encoding DUF4134 domain-containing protein → MTVKTKKLFASTAIIMMAAQNLLAQTGGGTTGINAATSSLTSYVDPVATLTLAIGAVVGIVGGVRVYIKWNSGDQDINKELMGWLGSCLFLVLVSVVIKAFFGV, encoded by the coding sequence ATGACAGTAAAGACAAAAAAACTGTTCGCTTCTACTGCAATCATAATGATGGCAGCCCAGAACCTTCTTGCGCAGACCGGCGGCGGCACAACCGGTATCAATGCAGCAACTTCCTCTCTGACCAGTTATGTAGATCCCGTGGCAACACTCACGCTGGCCATTGGCGCGGTAGTCGGGATCGTGGGAGGTGTGCGCGTGTACATCAAATGGAACTCGGGAGATCAGGATATCAATAAAGAATTGATGGGCTGGCTGGGTTCCTGCCTGTTCTTGGTACTTGTTTCGGTGGTTATCAAAGCCTTCTTCGGCGTCTAA
- a CDS encoding DUF4134 family protein, whose protein sequence is MSKNRLLTRTVQAVLFCTLPLLVDAQPGISEFYKVSGEMNRWYFSLSDLVLVIGAISGIVGGLRIYTNWQSGKHQHIDAQVMGWFFSCLFLTLVGAFLKALYGIH, encoded by the coding sequence ATGAGCAAAAACAGATTGCTAACAAGGACGGTACAAGCCGTCCTTTTCTGTACCCTGCCACTACTGGTAGATGCCCAACCGGGCATCTCCGAATTCTACAAAGTATCCGGGGAGATGAACCGCTGGTATTTCAGTCTCTCGGATCTGGTACTGGTTATCGGAGCCATCAGCGGAATCGTTGGCGGACTGCGGATATATACCAACTGGCAGTCCGGCAAACATCAACACATCGACGCACAGGTTATGGGCTGGTTTTTTTCCTGTCTCTTTCTGACTCTTGTCGGTGCCTTCCTTAAAGCCCTCTACGGGATTCATTAA
- a CDS encoding plasmid transfer protein produces the protein MSFFAIKAYEMMSLDKKLEVMPLLRPFGLVLVILWWPTFTRVVAYPTDIVASKTEAMFDGSQTEINNLRLQRAKLMVDLSDQLLTVQAETETAKTEADTWYGKAWESVKSSVKEGFAEVWNPIVEMRNRMQIGFQLLVTSVFETLAIWLLRICVYIIFIVQIIFSTVLIILGPFSVAASVLPAFRDSFSTWIARFVSVNLYSGIAYLVMYISSLFQHYAMEAEITRYQALVGTAGPDLEKLTVFASNGLLSFGIVICTYVIGALTMLTVPSISTWIISTSGISSAASTMGRGASNMSRMIAKAFTKGK, from the coding sequence TTGTCTTTTTTTGCCATTAAGGCTTATGAGATGATGTCGCTGGACAAGAAACTGGAGGTTATGCCTTTATTGCGTCCATTCGGACTTGTTCTGGTCATCCTCTGGTGGCCTACATTCACGCGCGTTGTCGCCTATCCAACAGACATCGTGGCAAGTAAGACCGAGGCCATGTTCGATGGCAGCCAGACCGAGATCAACAACCTTCGCTTGCAACGGGCAAAACTGATGGTTGATCTTTCCGATCAGCTGCTCACCGTGCAGGCCGAGACCGAGACAGCGAAGACCGAAGCAGATACATGGTACGGTAAGGCTTGGGAGTCCGTCAAGTCCAGTGTCAAGGAAGGCTTCGCCGAGGTGTGGAATCCTATCGTTGAGATGCGTAACCGTATGCAGATCGGTTTTCAACTACTGGTAACTTCCGTATTCGAAACACTCGCCATATGGCTGCTGCGCATCTGTGTGTATATCATCTTTATCGTGCAGATTATCTTCTCGACTGTTTTAATCATACTCGGCCCGTTTTCCGTTGCGGCCAGCGTCCTCCCTGCCTTCCGTGACTCCTTCAGTACGTGGATAGCACGGTTTGTATCGGTCAACCTCTATTCCGGTATTGCCTATCTGGTCATGTATATCTCATCGCTTTTCCAGCACTACGCCATGGAAGCGGAGATCACCCGGTATCAGGCACTGGTGGGAACAGCAGGACCGGATCTGGAGAAGCTGACCGTATTTGCCAGTAACGGACTATTGTCATTTGGTATCGTCATATGTACCTACGTGATCGGGGCATTGACCATGCTCACCGTGCCCAGCATAAGTACCTGGATCATCTCCACATCAGGAATCTCATCAGCGGCTTCTACCATGGGCAGGGGTGCATCAAATATGTCGCGCATGATCGCAAAAGCATTCACCAAAGGAAAATAA
- a CDS encoding M23 family metallopeptidase: MDSIKPLPELPTLNVIMPLTEYRMTSKFGWRKHPITGKRDFHNGIDLATRAGIVRSIMEGTVESTGYHRNLGNYVCIDHGFVHSVYGHLSRVTVKNGQAIAAGYPVGITGKSGRTTGEHLHFSIRSNGIYIDPWKFLRRILQHIENEH, from the coding sequence TTGGACAGTATCAAACCTCTGCCCGAACTACCAACATTGAATGTAATCATGCCTTTGACTGAATATAGAATGACTTCAAAGTTTGGGTGGCGCAAGCATCCAATTACCGGAAAGCGGGACTTTCATAATGGAATCGACCTTGCCACCCGGGCAGGGATCGTCCGTAGCATCATGGAGGGAACGGTCGAATCCACAGGTTATCACAGAAACCTTGGTAACTACGTATGTATTGACCATGGCTTTGTGCACAGCGTCTACGGACACCTGTCACGGGTAACGGTAAAGAATGGACAAGCTATCGCCGCAGGTTATCCCGTGGGCATTACGGGTAAATCCGGGCGGACGACAGGGGAACACCTGCACTTCAGTATCCGCAGCAACGGTATCTACATCGACCCGTGGAAGTTCCTGCGCAGAATTTTGCAACATATCGAAAACGAACATTAA
- the traM gene encoding conjugative transposon protein TraM yields MKIDFRKPRYVIPLILLPFLCIFFYVYKSSFGKDTAPQAGEDSLQTGLAGVSDQVRDQALADKLDAYRNQYRQADGYTAVGTIQEEQTNTEAPVTLYNERERQMLDSIDRAMKNRYGSSGSGTGFPDAVSQVRSGGTDDPHDRALAEALSKMNQPTAVTAAPAKALEPQPDPMELFRRQMELVDSMGKANDPEYRAEQERLRQAELAQKESQEHTKLSVTKATSTAAVFNTVTPQHEETFITAIVDQDIKGYAGSRLRIRLLEDMMAGRFLIKKGTYIYAEISGFSGQRVNLTVTSIMNGQHILPVRLSIYDHDGLPGLYVPASAFREFTRDLGGNASQGVTLQQAAENNSQLVMSMVQKMFQSTSTAVSKMIRQNKAKIKYNTLVYLIDPDQLRNNQKDY; encoded by the coding sequence ATGAAAATAGATTTCAGAAAACCGCGGTACGTTATACCGCTCATCCTGTTGCCTTTCCTTTGTATCTTCTTCTATGTCTACAAGAGTAGCTTTGGCAAGGATACAGCTCCACAGGCAGGCGAGGATTCCTTACAGACCGGTCTGGCAGGTGTATCGGATCAGGTACGCGACCAGGCATTGGCAGACAAGCTGGATGCTTATCGTAATCAGTATCGACAGGCCGACGGTTACACCGCCGTCGGAACGATACAGGAGGAACAGACCAACACCGAAGCACCTGTTACGTTATATAATGAACGTGAGCGACAAATGCTCGACTCCATAGACCGGGCGATGAAGAACCGTTATGGCTCTTCAGGTTCCGGAACAGGATTTCCCGACGCCGTATCGCAGGTACGCAGCGGAGGCACCGATGATCCGCACGACAGGGCATTGGCAGAAGCCCTTTCCAAAATGAACCAGCCCACGGCAGTAACCGCTGCCCCAGCGAAAGCTCTGGAACCACAACCTGATCCCATGGAACTTTTTCGACGCCAGATGGAACTGGTGGATAGCATGGGCAAGGCTAACGATCCCGAGTACCGGGCAGAGCAGGAGCGGCTCAGACAGGCCGAACTCGCGCAAAAGGAAAGTCAGGAGCACACCAAGCTTTCTGTCACAAAGGCTACCAGTACAGCAGCGGTGTTCAATACCGTCACTCCACAGCATGAGGAAACCTTCATTACCGCCATTGTGGATCAGGATATCAAAGGTTACGCCGGATCACGTCTTCGCATCCGTCTGCTCGAAGACATGATGGCCGGACGCTTCCTCATCAAAAAGGGAACCTACATTTATGCCGAAATATCTGGATTTTCGGGACAGCGTGTCAACCTGACCGTTACCTCCATTATGAACGGACAACATATCCTCCCGGTCAGGCTGTCCATCTATGACCACGACGGACTGCCCGGATTATATGTACCTGCATCGGCGTTCCGGGAATTTACCCGTGATCTGGGCGGCAATGCCAGTCAGGGAGTCACCCTGCAGCAGGCGGCTGAGAACAACAGCCAGCTGGTGATGAGCATGGTACAGAAAATGTTCCAATCGACCAGCACGGCCGTGAGCAAAATGATCCGCCAGAACAAGGCTAAGATCAAGTACAATACCCTTGTGTACCTCATCGATCCCGATCAGCTTAGAAATAACCAAAAAGACTATTAA
- a CDS encoding DUF4099 domain-containing protein, whose amino-acid sequence MENQFRESDIPIGDLRKLGLMKNGKPDLSEEDIDALLAGHRTDLITLRDIHGDGIHIQKMDAKLSLQRDANGHMSLQLHPIYRDVKKHPMLLDVEADQLEQGTLTHVLKTYQGGDGKKKTWLIEYDPETREFISSDPQKVRVPSKINGETLSELQKEQYRNGDVVQLTDGTRLQRRASSRSGVTSNREALMYSLILDGGISYLLLRGLRNLFGNKSAQKDAYTEGYQRALLDMQQAQRTRQAPIYQQENEQEQQVSRKGYSR is encoded by the coding sequence ATGGAAAATCAATTTAGAGAAAGTGATATCCCTATTGGAGATCTACGGAAACTCGGTCTGATGAAAAATGGCAAACCTGACCTTTCTGAAGAAGACATCGATGCCCTTCTTGCAGGGCATAGGACAGATCTAATTACGCTGCGTGACATACATGGCGACGGTATCCATATCCAAAAAATGGATGCCAAACTATCACTTCAACGTGATGCCAATGGACATATGTCGTTACAGCTTCATCCTATCTACCGCGATGTCAAGAAACACCCGATGCTTTTGGATGTAGAAGCAGACCAACTTGAACAGGGAACGCTAACCCATGTCCTGAAAACTTATCAGGGAGGGGACGGAAAGAAAAAAACATGGCTTATTGAGTACGATCCGGAGACTCGGGAATTCATCTCATCAGATCCCCAAAAGGTACGGGTGCCATCAAAAATCAATGGCGAAACTCTTTCTGAACTTCAGAAAGAACAGTATCGTAACGGCGATGTTGTGCAGCTCACCGATGGCACACGCCTTCAACGTCGTGCCAGTAGCCGGAGTGGAGTCACTTCCAACAGGGAGGCTCTCATGTATTCGCTGATTCTCGATGGAGGAATTTCCTATTTACTGCTCCGTGGTCTGCGAAACCTCTTCGGTAACAAAAGTGCGCAGAAAGATGCGTACACGGAGGGTTACCAGAGAGCACTGCTGGACATGCAACAGGCACAGCGCACAAGGCAGGCACCCATCTACCAACAGGAAAATGAACAGGAACAACAGGTGTCTAGGAAAGGCTACTCCCGGTAA
- a CDS encoding DUF4133 domain-containing protein yields MIRRYSIYKGLQRPLVYRGFKGKFIGWGIGSLLLGLVGGGLLGALTNMYLGGTVTIALIAAGLFLTFQRQKNGLHEKTRNKGITIHPVHLKNTYANPSKDSI; encoded by the coding sequence ATGATCCGCAGATACTCCATATACAAGGGGCTCCAGCGGCCTCTTGTGTACCGGGGGTTCAAAGGAAAATTCATCGGTTGGGGTATCGGCTCCCTCTTATTGGGACTGGTCGGTGGCGGCCTGCTGGGTGCACTCACTAATATGTACCTGGGCGGCACCGTTACCATTGCCCTGATCGCCGCCGGACTTTTCCTGACCTTCCAGCGCCAGAAGAACGGCCTGCACGAGAAAACCCGTAATAAAGGCATAACCATCCATCCCGTACACCTAAAGAACACCTATGCAAACCCATCGAAAGACAGCATTTAA
- a CDS encoding type IV secretory system conjugative DNA transfer family protein: protein MPIIRQLVALEWTLCVFDFKFPDLGQVTYYHYLLAKQKGKCKGYGFHVINLNEPEKSRRINPWRSDYLQTLAEASETAEALVEAMKKGDKASGSDQFFTQSAVNFLAACIYFFSKHEGGRYSSFPHVLAFLNRSYEEIFTVLFSNKELHSLLSPFMTAYKARAFDQLEGQVGTLKIFISRLATKETFWVFSGDDFDLKISNPKAPSILILASNPNTQSTNSASYSVVINRITKLINTRGNIPVGLVVDEAPTLYLYKVQDIISQARSNRVSAILGVQGLTMFRQQYGKETADTITSIVGNILSGSIRDKDGLEWMERLFGKVKQMGESLSIDRTKTSLSLSEKLEPLIPAGKIASLKAGEMVGLLANDAVEEYTGKFETTAVNCRIDLDLDAIRQEEEAYPELPTFYDFGDRKEEILLQNFFRINDEVKKVVSQFKPATPPKPAPHGKGSMRPGFTK, encoded by the coding sequence ATGCCGATCATTCGCCAACTGGTAGCATTGGAATGGACACTCTGTGTATTCGACTTCAAGTTTCCGGATCTTGGACAGGTTACCTATTACCATTATCTTCTTGCAAAGCAAAAGGGAAAATGCAAGGGTTATGGTTTTCATGTCATCAACCTGAACGAGCCGGAGAAAAGTAGACGCATCAACCCTTGGCGAAGTGATTACTTGCAGACCTTAGCTGAAGCTTCTGAAACGGCGGAAGCGTTGGTGGAGGCGATGAAAAAAGGCGACAAGGCGTCCGGGAGCGACCAGTTTTTCACGCAATCAGCGGTCAACTTTTTGGCGGCCTGTATTTACTTTTTTAGCAAACACGAGGGAGGCAGATATTCCAGTTTTCCTCATGTACTGGCTTTCCTTAACCGTTCTTACGAGGAGATCTTTACGGTGTTATTTAGCAACAAGGAGCTTCATTCCCTTCTCTCGCCCTTCATGACAGCATACAAGGCTCGCGCATTTGATCAGCTTGAGGGACAGGTAGGAACGCTCAAGATATTTATTAGTCGCCTGGCCACTAAGGAAACCTTTTGGGTATTCTCAGGAGATGATTTTGACCTCAAGATCAGTAACCCCAAGGCACCATCTATACTGATATTGGCGAGCAATCCGAATACGCAGAGCACCAACTCCGCATCCTATTCCGTAGTCATCAACAGGATTACCAAACTGATCAACACAAGGGGCAATATTCCGGTGGGTTTGGTGGTGGATGAGGCTCCAACTTTATACCTGTACAAAGTTCAGGACATCATTTCCCAGGCGAGAAGTAATAGAGTTTCGGCCATCTTGGGGGTGCAGGGATTGACCATGTTCAGGCAACAATACGGCAAGGAAACGGCAGATACGATTACCTCGATTGTAGGAAATATCCTCAGCGGATCTATCCGTGATAAGGACGGGCTCGAATGGATGGAACGCCTTTTTGGAAAAGTAAAACAGATGGGCGAAAGCCTTTCCATCGACCGGACAAAAACATCACTTTCTCTTAGTGAGAAACTTGAACCACTTATTCCGGCAGGCAAGATTGCCTCATTGAAAGCGGGGGAAATGGTTGGTTTGCTGGCTAACGACGCCGTTGAAGAATATACCGGAAAATTCGAAACTACGGCAGTCAACTGCCGCATTGACCTTGATCTTGATGCAATCCGCCAAGAGGAAGAAGCCTATCCTGAACTTCCTACTTTTTACGATTTCGGAGACCGTAAGGAGGAAATACTACTACAGAATTTCTTCCGAATCAACGACGAGGTAAAGAAAGTCGTATCACAGTTCAAGCCTGCAACGCCACCGAAACCTGCACCGCATGGCAAAGGTTCCATGCGTCCGGGATTCACAAAATGA
- a CDS encoding DUF1281 family ferredoxin-like fold protein: MANWCNNIVQFIGESQKIDEINWIFQAMALFEKETRFGQLPPFIPADEGHFINISVEGSAIYYETHSFPNTEVLVEIADHYQVGFMHHYREFGRKIFGEANYEHGKLEDVRLDKDDFERAEEIGVTLEEPIYGIDIAMLQHILEQKRDNLTNSHGHRR; encoded by the coding sequence ATGGCTAACTGGTGCAATAATATAGTACAGTTCATCGGCGAAAGCCAGAAAATCGATGAAATAAATTGGATATTCCAAGCAATGGCTTTATTTGAAAAAGAAACCCGCTTTGGACAGCTGCCTCCATTTATTCCAGCAGATGAAGGTCATTTCATTAACATCAGCGTGGAAGGTTCAGCAATTTATTATGAGACACATTCATTTCCCAATACGGAAGTCCTTGTAGAGATTGCTGACCACTATCAGGTTGGGTTCATGCATCATTATAGAGAGTTCGGGAGGAAAATTTTTGGTGAGGCAAACTATGAACATGGGAAATTGGAAGACGTACGACTTGATAAAGATGATTTTGAAAGAGCTGAAGAAATTGGAGTAACATTAGAAGAACCGATTTACGGAATCGATATCGCAATGCTTCAGCATATACTGGAACAAAAAAGAGACAATTTAACTAACTCTCATGGCCACAGAAGATAG
- a CDS encoding DUF1281 family ferredoxin-like fold protein codes for MENRCNNSVRFNAEPQMLKEIGWLFQAMSALEKESGLGQIPPFINDDGEGYLFEIDFSKGCFYYETKSEPNIEVLVKIADRFRAGFLLEYYDFGHALFGEAKYEYGTLTDVRLDIEDFEQFNYDLEEQAYMFEGFYYDSEAEILEIMLEMKKDQLNNSYGNRR; via the coding sequence ATGGAAAACCGCTGCAACAATTCGGTAAGATTTAACGCTGAACCCCAAATGCTCAAAGAAATAGGATGGTTATTCCAAGCCATGTCCGCTTTAGAAAAGGAAAGCGGACTCGGTCAGATCCCTCCATTTATAAATGACGATGGTGAAGGTTACCTGTTTGAAATTGATTTTTCAAAAGGGTGCTTCTATTACGAGACAAAATCAGAACCGAATATTGAAGTTCTTGTAAAAATAGCTGATCGGTTCCGAGCTGGGTTCTTACTTGAATACTACGATTTTGGACATGCGCTTTTCGGAGAGGCAAAATATGAATATGGTACGCTGACCGATGTGAGGTTGGATATAGAAGATTTCGAACAATTCAACTATGATCTGGAAGAGCAGGCATATATGTTTGAGGGATTTTACTACGACAGTGAAGCTGAGATTTTGGAAATAATGTTGGAAATGAAAAAGGATCAGCTAAATAATTCTTATGGCAACAGAAGATAG
- a CDS encoding DUF1281 family ferredoxin-like fold protein: MANWCTNTVFFNGDSNKLEEIEQLFNEMALREKETREGQLPFFIQSAEGYCHDIYTEDGTIYYETKWVPNTDILVQIADFYQVDFTHEYSERGFDIFGEANYEQGVLKDVRLEEEDFELFETDEQGLFTFMGTSYESEEELLEDLLERKKDQLDNSKGYKR; this comes from the coding sequence ATGGCGAATTGGTGTACCAACACAGTATTTTTTAATGGAGATTCCAATAAACTTGAAGAAATTGAACAACTATTCAACGAAATGGCGCTTCGGGAAAAAGAAACACGCGAAGGTCAGCTACCTTTTTTTATACAATCCGCAGAGGGATATTGCCATGATATCTATACCGAAGACGGAACAATATATTATGAAACCAAATGGGTGCCTAATACAGACATTCTTGTGCAGATTGCCGACTTCTATCAGGTTGACTTTACACATGAATATTCGGAACGCGGATTTGACATCTTTGGGGAAGCGAACTATGAGCAAGGGGTGTTGAAAGACGTCCGACTCGAGGAAGAAGACTTTGAACTATTTGAAACAGACGAACAGGGTTTGTTCACATTTATGGGAACATCTTACGAAAGTGAAGAAGAACTTCTTGAGGATTTATTGGAGCGGAAAAAAGATCAATTGGACAACTCCAAAGGTTATAAAAGGTAG
- the traN gene encoding conjugative transposon protein TraN — translation MNKILFVSLFLLLTGLGLCAQEKASTSRNELPDILMDSSTSLHIISPEPIRYVDISTHAVVGDLPEANVLRLKLLPDSAHGELTTGSGSLGIVTVIGESFIAQYQLWFFQSASENSVVTSFNILPSHTRPLDSPIDPTTPELRRHALSMLAQRKVTPVRKTENYGIRAELGGVYTIGDLVLLDITYRNTTNLSYDIDEMRFKIEDRKITKATNVQSIEIKPIWQLYPNTSFKKNYRNIYVLKKATFPANKVLNVELSEKQISGRTVTLKIRYKDILNADTF, via the coding sequence ATGAACAAAATACTCTTTGTTTCCCTTTTCCTATTGCTTACGGGACTCGGACTCTGTGCACAGGAAAAGGCCAGTACCTCCCGCAATGAATTGCCCGATATCCTTATGGACAGCAGTACCTCCCTGCATATTATCTCACCTGAACCCATTCGCTATGTAGACATATCCACCCATGCCGTGGTGGGTGATCTTCCCGAGGCGAACGTCTTACGGCTAAAGCTGCTCCCGGACTCTGCTCATGGAGAACTGACTACTGGCTCCGGTAGTTTGGGAATAGTGACAGTGATCGGAGAAAGCTTCATCGCTCAATATCAGCTATGGTTTTTCCAGTCAGCTTCTGAAAATAGTGTCGTGACGAGTTTCAATATTTTACCCTCACACACACGCCCTCTGGATAGTCCCATTGATCCCACTACGCCCGAACTCCGAAGGCACGCATTGTCCATGCTGGCCCAGCGAAAGGTAACACCTGTCCGAAAGACAGAGAACTATGGCATTCGTGCAGAACTTGGCGGAGTCTATACCATAGGCGACCTTGTACTGCTCGATATCACCTACAGGAACACCACCAATCTGTCCTATGACATCGATGAGATGCGCTTTAAAATAGAGGATAGGAAAATCACCAAGGCCACTAACGTGCAGTCTATAGAGATCAAGCCCATATGGCAACTGTATCCGAACACCTCGTTCAAAAAGAACTACCGGAACATCTACGTTTTGAAAAAAGCAACCTTTCCGGCAAATAAAGTGCTGAACGTAGAACTCTCCGAAAAGCAGATTTCCGGAAGGACAGTTACACTGAAAATACGGTACAAGGACATACTCAACGCCGATACCTTTTAA
- a CDS encoding TraG/VirB4 family ATPase — translation MQTDEKSDFLIRFTDRQGIPVGIDPADLTTGRLNNRSKFALGPSGSGKSFFMNALG, via the coding sequence ATGCAGACCGATGAAAAATCCGACTTTCTGATCCGCTTCACAGACCGTCAGGGCATTCCCGTTGGCATTGACCCGGCAGATCTGACCACCGGCCGGTTGAACAATCGGTCGAAATTTGCACTTGGCCCGTCGGGATCTGGAAAATCTTTTTTTATGAATGCGCTCGGTTGA
- a CDS encoding DNA adenine methylase yields the protein MSKLRLRTPISYYGGKQKLAARIVSLIPRHNLYCEPFVGGAAIFFAKKPSAVEVINDTNGELINFYKVTKEDFISLEKEIRVSLHSRDLHRKASVVYNNPDMFNDVKRAWAVWILSTQGFSGMIDSNWGYDITGNTTSKKDQYQKGWLYQNAGYPFAAMPAGMCRCPLCNRK from the coding sequence ATGAGCAAATTAAGGTTACGAACACCCATCAGTTATTATGGCGGCAAGCAAAAGCTCGCCGCCCGTATCGTATCCCTGATACCCCGTCACAACCTCTATTGCGAACCCTTTGTGGGTGGTGCAGCAATTTTCTTTGCCAAGAAACCCTCCGCAGTAGAGGTCATCAACGACACAAATGGAGAACTTATAAATTTCTACAAGGTGACCAAAGAGGATTTTATAAGTCTGGAAAAAGAAATCCGTGTCAGTTTGCACAGCAGGGATCTGCACCGAAAGGCATCGGTAGTTTACAACAATCCCGATATGTTCAATGATGTCAAACGTGCCTGGGCCGTGTGGATATTAAGTACACAGGGGTTCAGCGGTATGATTGATAGTAATTGGGGATATGACATAACAGGTAATACCACCTCCAAAAAAGATCAATACCAAAAAGGATGGCTTTACCAGAATGCTGGCTATCCGTTTGCAGCGATGCCAGCTGGAATGTGCCGATGCCCTCTATGTAATAGAAAGTAG